The Acidobacteriaceae bacterium nucleotide sequence CCATCCAGTTCCCCGGCGAAAAGAACCTCCTGCGCTACGTTCCGCTCGGCGTCGGCGCAGTCATCCCACCGTGGAACTTCCCCTTCGCCATCATGGCCGGCATGACCGCCGCCTCTATCGTCTGCGGCAACTGCGTCGTGCTCAAGCCCTCGCCCGAAGCCCCTACGCTCGCCGCACGCTTCGTCGCCGTACTCGAAGAAGTCGGCCTGCCAGCAGGCGTCGTGAACCTCGTCCACGGCGGCCCCGAAGTAGGCCGCGCACTCACCGAGTCGCCACTCGTCCACTTCATCGCCTTCACCGGCTCCAAGAAGGTCGGCCTTGAAATCCACGAGAAGGCCGCGAAGGTCGTCCCCGGACAGCGTCACATCAAGCGCACCATCCTCGAACTCGGTGGCAAGGATGCCATCATCGTCGAAGCCGACGCCGACATCGCGGACGCTGTCGAAGGTGTCGCCGCCTCGGCCTTCGGCTTCAACGGACAGAAGTGCTCCGCCTGCTCCCGCGCCATCGTCGCCGACGCCGTCTACGACTCCTTCTGCGATCTTCTCCGCGACCGCGTCGAGAGCATCAAGAGCGGAACGCCGGAGTCCAACGCCTACGCGGGCCCCGTCATCAACCAGGCCGCCTACGATCGCGTCCTCAGCTACATCGAGATCGGTAAAGCCGAGAGCACCCTGCTCACCGGCGGCCACGCTCTGAAGCCCGCCGCCGAAGGCTACTTCATCGCGCCAACCATCTTCCGCGACGTCAAGCCCAACGCCCGCATCGCGCAGGAGGAGGTCTTCGGCCCCCTGCTCGCCGTCATCCGCTCCAGCAGCTTCGACGACGCGCTGCACATCGCCAACGACACCGAGTACGGCCTCACCGGTGCCATCTACACAGGCTCGCGCGAGAAGCTGAACCGCGCTCGTGATGAGTTCCAGGTCGGCAACCTCTACCTGAACCGCAAATGCACCGGCGCCATGGTCGGCGCACATCCCTTCGGAGGCTTCCAACTCTCCGGCACGGACAGCAAGGCAGGCGGCCCTGACTACCTCACCCTCTTCACGCAGGCAAAGTCCATCGCCGAAAAGCGCGGCATCGTCAGCGAAGAAGCAGAGGAGCAGGAAGACCGCATGGGCATCTAGCAGCAACGAACGGCGCAGAGCACTCCCTCTGCGCCGTTCGCCTTTACAGCCTAAGGATGCTCAAAGCCTCGCTGATAGCCTCGGAGATACCCCGAGCGAAAAGCATCGCGGTAGACAGGGAACGGCCCCATTCCCGGCTGAAACCCGGGGGTGTCGTGAAAGGCCCGCATGCGATACGGATCGTTACGCCGCCCATCGTAAGCCGCCCGCGCGCCATCAGCCCTACCGGTCTGGAACCCGTTCCTCTCAGCCACCTGCACCAGCGGCGAAACCGGCCCCGGAGGAGAAGGCGGCGGTGGAACAATATAGGTATGAGAACAACCCAGCGCGCCCCCAAGAATCGCGCTGACAAAAAGACCGCAAACCGTACGTCGAACCTGCATGTTTCACCTCACTACATTTACAACGCGAGGTGATATCAAATGTTGCTGTTCGAACTTTAGTGGGATAGCGAAGTACAACCATCCAATTTCCGATAAACAAGTGATGCAAGCAGCGAATTACCAAGAAATACACGTCATTCTTGCCGATAACCAGGCGATCTTCCGCACGGGCATCG carries:
- the pruA gene encoding L-glutamate gamma-semialdehyde dehydrogenase, which produces MDISSLNAFINEPFTDFTNGDNKRAYEQAIAHARSEADRVYATIIGGQHRHLAEKFTSTNPANPAEIVGTHFESTPSDVAEAIDAARTAFPSWSRQPVIARVKLLLDAAKIIRERHFEFCAWLTLEVGKNWAEADADVGECIDFLEFYAREALKLDGATTPIQFPGEKNLLRYVPLGVGAVIPPWNFPFAIMAGMTAASIVCGNCVVLKPSPEAPTLAARFVAVLEEVGLPAGVVNLVHGGPEVGRALTESPLVHFIAFTGSKKVGLEIHEKAAKVVPGQRHIKRTILELGGKDAIIVEADADIADAVEGVAASAFGFNGQKCSACSRAIVADAVYDSFCDLLRDRVESIKSGTPESNAYAGPVINQAAYDRVLSYIEIGKAESTLLTGGHALKPAAEGYFIAPTIFRDVKPNARIAQEEVFGPLLAVIRSSSFDDALHIANDTEYGLTGAIYTGSREKLNRARDEFQVGNLYLNRKCTGAMVGAHPFGGFQLSGTDSKAGGPDYLTLFTQAKSIAEKRGIVSEEAEEQEDRMGI